A genomic region of Bosea sp. 124 contains the following coding sequences:
- a CDS encoding 2-hydroxyacid dehydrogenase, with translation MTRPNATEILMTGPLMAYAADQLKAQYAVHELWKAEDKAAFLREISGRVRGIAAGGGHNRVDGALFDALPNLEIISSFGVGYDHVDAAEAGRRGLIVTNTPDVLTDEVADLAIGLLISTVRQLPQVDRYLREGKWLKAAYPLTTSLRKRSVGIVGLGRIGKAVAHRIEAFGLPIAYHGRSRQADVPYRYYPSLVEMAADVDTLISVAPGGASTHHIINAEVLKALGPNGIVVNVGRGTVIDEKALVEALQNKTILSAGLDVFEDEPRVPAELIAIEHAVLLPHVGSASVHTREQMGQLLVDNLLSWFDDKGPLTPVAETPWKKA, from the coding sequence ATGACACGGCCCAACGCCACCGAAATCCTGATGACCGGCCCGCTGATGGCCTATGCCGCCGACCAGTTGAAGGCCCAGTACGCCGTTCACGAATTGTGGAAGGCCGAGGACAAGGCGGCCTTCCTGCGCGAGATCTCCGGACGCGTGCGTGGCATCGCCGCTGGCGGCGGCCACAACCGGGTCGATGGCGCGCTGTTCGACGCGCTTCCCAACCTTGAGATCATCTCGAGCTTCGGCGTCGGCTACGACCATGTCGACGCAGCCGAGGCCGGCCGACGCGGCCTCATCGTCACGAACACGCCCGACGTCCTGACCGACGAGGTCGCTGACCTCGCCATCGGCCTGCTGATCTCGACCGTCAGGCAATTGCCGCAGGTCGACCGCTATCTGCGCGAGGGCAAGTGGCTGAAGGCCGCCTATCCGCTGACGACCTCGCTGCGCAAGCGCTCGGTCGGCATCGTCGGCCTCGGCCGCATCGGCAAGGCTGTGGCCCACCGCATCGAGGCTTTCGGGCTGCCGATCGCCTATCACGGCCGCTCGCGCCAGGCGGACGTCCCCTATCGCTACTATCCCTCGCTGGTCGAGATGGCGGCCGATGTCGACACCCTGATCTCGGTCGCGCCCGGCGGCGCCTCGACCCATCACATCATCAATGCCGAGGTGTTGAAGGCGCTCGGCCCCAACGGCATCGTCGTCAATGTCGGGCGCGGCACCGTGATTGACGAGAAGGCGCTGGTCGAAGCACTGCAGAACAAGACCATCCTCTCGGCCGGCCTCGACGTCTTCGAGGATGAGCCCCGCGTGCCGGCCGAGCTGATCGCGATCGAGCATGCCGTGCTGCTGCCCCATGTCGGCTCGGCCTCCGTCCACACCCGCGAGCAGATGGGCCAGCTCCTGGTCGACAATTTGCTCTCCTGGTTCGATGACAAGGGCCCGCTCACGCCCGTTGCCGAGACCCCATGGAAAAAGGCCTGA
- a CDS encoding FadR/GntR family transcriptional regulator, whose protein sequence is MRVRDYSRPTTLNPDRLFGQVAQKLAVAIITGAVKAGELLPNEDDLRSDISVSRTAYREAVKVLTAKGLVEARPKSGTRAAPRDSWNLLDPDVLSWHFEADPNEKFIRDLFELRRFAEPAAARLAAQRRTPTDIARIEAAYRGMSDNQPYADATIRADLAFHEAVFAASHNATLMCLASAVAATVQWSLLLKSVDDRDFFIASLVDHERVLDAIIQRDSDLASARMTALVIDSLNTTLAFLTPGATAAIHKTA, encoded by the coding sequence ATGCGGGTGCGCGACTATTCGCGGCCGACGACCCTCAACCCCGACCGCCTCTTCGGCCAGGTCGCGCAGAAGCTCGCTGTCGCCATCATCACCGGCGCCGTCAAGGCCGGCGAATTGCTTCCCAACGAGGACGATCTGCGCTCCGACATTTCGGTCTCCCGCACCGCCTATCGCGAGGCCGTCAAGGTGCTGACCGCCAAGGGGCTGGTCGAGGCCAGGCCCAAGAGCGGCACCAGAGCAGCCCCTCGCGATAGCTGGAATCTGCTCGATCCCGACGTCCTCTCCTGGCATTTCGAGGCCGATCCGAACGAGAAATTTATCCGTGATCTCTTCGAGTTACGCCGTTTCGCCGAGCCTGCCGCCGCGAGGCTGGCAGCCCAGCGGCGCACGCCCACCGACATTGCGCGGATCGAGGCCGCCTACCGCGGCATGTCCGACAACCAGCCCTATGCCGACGCGACGATCCGCGCCGATCTGGCCTTCCACGAGGCCGTCTTCGCCGCTTCACACAACGCCACGCTGATGTGTCTGGCCAGCGCTGTCGCGGCCACGGTGCAGTGGTCGCTTCTGCTCAAATCGGTCGACGACCGCGATTTCTTCATCGCCTCCCTGGTCGATCACGAACGCGTGCTGGACGCGATCATCCAGCGCGACAGCGACCTCGCATCGGCCCGGATGACGGCGCTGGTGATCGACAGCCTGAACACGACGCTGGCCTTCCTGACCCCGGGCGCGACGGCAGCGATCCACAAAACGGCATGA
- the ugpC gene encoding sn-glycerol-3-phosphate ABC transporter ATP-binding protein UgpC has protein sequence MASVQIADVRKAYGATQVIHGVDIDIDDGEFVILVGPSGCGKSTLLRMIAGLENISGGEIRIGPRVVNDVPPKERDIAMVFQNYALYPHMTVADNMAFSMKLRKAPKAEIDERVGKAAGILGLDKLLDRYPRQLSGGQRQRVAMGRAIVRDPQVFLFDEPLSNLDAKLRVQMRTEIKELHQRLKTTTVYVTHDQIEAMTMADKIVVMHDGIVEQMGAPLELYDRPANLFVAAFIGSPSMNLLKGTITAGGFETEGGVVWPIGSHPADSNGKAAVFGIRPEHIQLDPNGLKAEVVVVEPMGSETQVVVRCGGQTLTCVFRERITAKPGESLGITPDTNVTHLFDAGTGKRIVT, from the coding sequence ATGGCCTCAGTCCAGATTGCCGACGTGCGCAAGGCCTATGGCGCGACCCAGGTCATCCACGGCGTCGACATCGATATCGACGACGGCGAGTTTGTGATCCTGGTCGGGCCGTCGGGCTGCGGGAAATCGACCCTGCTGCGCATGATCGCCGGGCTGGAGAACATCTCCGGCGGCGAGATCCGGATCGGCCCGCGCGTGGTCAACGACGTGCCGCCGAAGGAACGCGACATCGCCATGGTGTTCCAGAACTATGCGCTCTACCCGCATATGACGGTCGCCGACAACATGGCGTTCTCGATGAAGCTGCGGAAGGCGCCGAAGGCGGAGATCGACGAGCGCGTCGGCAAGGCCGCCGGTATCCTCGGGCTCGACAAGCTGCTCGACCGCTATCCGCGCCAGCTCTCGGGCGGGCAGCGCCAGCGCGTCGCGATGGGCCGCGCCATCGTGCGCGATCCGCAGGTCTTCCTGTTCGACGAGCCGCTCTCCAATCTCGACGCCAAGCTGCGCGTGCAGATGCGCACCGAGATCAAGGAGCTGCACCAGCGCCTCAAGACCACGACGGTCTACGTCACCCATGACCAGATCGAGGCCATGACCATGGCCGACAAGATCGTGGTGATGCATGACGGCATCGTCGAGCAGATGGGCGCGCCGCTCGAACTCTACGACCGGCCGGCCAACCTGTTCGTGGCGGCCTTCATCGGCTCGCCCTCGATGAACCTGCTGAAGGGCACGATTACCGCCGGCGGCTTCGAGACCGAGGGCGGCGTCGTCTGGCCGATCGGCAGCCATCCGGCCGATTCCAACGGCAAGGCCGCCGTGTTCGGCATCCGCCCGGAGCATATCCAGCTCGATCCCAACGGGCTGAAGGCCGAGGTGGTGGTCGTCGAGCCGATGGGGTCGGAGACCCAGGTCGTGGTCCGCTGCGGCGGCCAGACGCTGACTTGCGTGTTCCGCGAGCGCATCACCGCAAAGCCCGGCGAGAGCCTCGGCATCACGCCCGACACCAATGTGACACATCTCTTCGACGCCGGCACGGGGAAGAGAATCGTGACCTGA
- a CDS encoding carbohydrate ABC transporter permease — MTSIDAGQDSPGRQATPDHSEGMGYLETLPRRVVTTYIPLVLILIVLLFPFYWMALTAVKPDHQLIEMDKVSPFWTWEPTFKHIYKLLFESDYPRWLWNTMFIATCATFISLVASVLAAYAIVRLRFKGAVTVGALIFLAYLVPPSILFIPLATVIYKVGLFDTPLALILVYPTILIPFSTWLLMGYFKTIPYELEECALIDGATRAQILIKIILPLAVPGLISAFIFSFTLCWNEFIYALTFLSSTQNKTVPVAIVNEFVDGDIYRWGSLMAGALAGSLPLVILYAFFVEHYVSAMTGAVKE; from the coding sequence ATGACTAGCATCGATGCGGGCCAGGACAGCCCTGGCCGCCAGGCGACCCCCGACCATAGCGAGGGCATGGGCTATCTGGAGACGCTGCCCCGGCGCGTCGTCACGACCTATATCCCGCTCGTCCTGATCCTGATCGTCCTGCTCTTCCCGTTCTACTGGATGGCGCTGACGGCGGTGAAACCCGACCATCAGCTCATCGAGATGGACAAGGTCAGCCCGTTCTGGACCTGGGAGCCGACCTTCAAGCACATCTACAAGCTGCTGTTCGAGAGCGACTACCCGCGCTGGCTCTGGAACACGATGTTCATCGCGACCTGCGCCACCTTCATCTCGCTGGTCGCGAGCGTGCTCGCCGCCTATGCGATCGTGCGCCTGCGCTTCAAGGGCGCGGTCACGGTCGGCGCGCTGATCTTCCTGGCCTATCTGGTGCCGCCCTCGATCCTGTTCATCCCGCTCGCCACGGTGATCTACAAGGTCGGCCTGTTCGACACGCCGCTGGCGCTGATCCTAGTCTATCCGACGATCCTGATCCCGTTCTCGACCTGGCTCCTGATGGGCTATTTCAAGACGATTCCCTACGAGCTCGAGGAATGCGCGCTCATCGACGGCGCGACGCGGGCGCAGATCCTGATCAAGATCATCCTGCCGCTGGCGGTGCCGGGGCTGATCTCGGCCTTCATCTTCTCCTTCACGCTGTGCTGGAACGAGTTCATCTACGCGCTGACCTTTCTGTCATCGACGCAGAACAAGACCGTGCCGGTGGCGATCGTGAACGAGTTCGTCGATGGCGACATCTATCGCTGGGGCTCGCTGATGGCGGGCGCACTCGCGGGCTCGCTGCCGCTGGTCATCCTCTACGCCTTCTTCGTCGAGCATTACGTGTCGGCGATGACCGGGGCGGTGAAGGAATAA
- a CDS encoding NAD(P)-dependent oxidoreductase, with amino-acid sequence MTTSIAFIGLGAMGAPMAENLVKRQFRVTGFDMRASAREALVAAGGHAAGSARAAAEGAGVLVLMVVNAAQARSVLFEAGAIEALAPGALVILMATCPPGEVEAIAAEVASSGRHLVDAPVSGGVNGARGATLTIMVGAPQQSFDQARPVLEALGDKVFHVGQTPGQGATVKTVNQLLCGVHIAVAAEALSLAEKAGIDGKLLFEIMGGSAASSWMLRDRGPRMHEPDPAVASAVDIFVKDLGIVLDAGRAAKTALPLAAAAHQMFLASSGLGHGGRDDSQVVRAYRALNARPANDA; translated from the coding sequence ATGACGACCTCCATCGCCTTCATCGGGCTCGGCGCCATGGGCGCGCCGATGGCCGAGAACCTGGTCAAGCGCCAGTTCCGCGTCACCGGCTTCGACATGCGCGCCAGCGCGCGCGAGGCTTTGGTTGCCGCAGGAGGGCATGCCGCCGGGAGCGCTAGGGCGGCGGCCGAGGGCGCCGGGGTTCTGGTGCTGATGGTGGTGAATGCCGCGCAGGCGCGCTCCGTCCTGTTCGAGGCCGGGGCGATCGAGGCGCTGGCGCCGGGCGCGCTGGTGATCCTGATGGCGACCTGCCCGCCGGGCGAGGTCGAGGCTATCGCCGCCGAAGTGGCGAGCTCCGGACGGCATCTGGTCGATGCGCCGGTCTCGGGTGGCGTCAACGGTGCGCGCGGCGCCACGCTGACGATCATGGTCGGCGCGCCGCAGCAGAGCTTCGACCAGGCGCGGCCGGTGCTGGAGGCACTCGGCGACAAGGTCTTCCATGTTGGCCAGACCCCGGGCCAGGGTGCGACGGTGAAGACGGTCAACCAGCTCCTCTGCGGCGTCCATATCGCGGTCGCAGCCGAGGCGCTGTCGCTCGCCGAGAAGGCCGGCATCGACGGAAAGCTGCTGTTCGAGATCATGGGCGGCTCGGCCGCCTCGTCCTGGATGCTGCGCGACCGTGGCCCGCGGATGCATGAGCCCGACCCGGCGGTGGCGAGCGCGGTCGACATCTTCGTCAAGGATCTCGGGATCGTGCTCGATGCCGGGCGCGCGGCCAAGACCGCCCTGCCGTTGGCTGCAGCCGCCCACCAGATGTTCCTGGCCTCGTCTGGCCTCGGTCATGGCGGGCGTGACGATTCGCAGGTGGTGCGGGCCTATCGCGCGCTCAACGCCCGGCCCGCGAACGATGCGTGA
- a CDS encoding LacI family DNA-binding transcriptional regulator, protein MTSSGPIGAGSPIRLQPAVPGGRGRVTLQIIADRLAVSTATVSLALRGSPLVAEATRSRVQQMAREMGYSYNRSAASLRTDRTNILGVGFHDITNPYFAELLAAIEETTTANGRSILLGTYGEDLARQDRVLNTLKEYRPDGMILCAAGGSTPETFAHLIAAGVPIVQLSRSIRDDLDFVGSNDRHGTILAMEHLIGLGHRRIAFICENQRISTGRNRYLGYCEVLTRYGIPVDPSLVYAGHGTRENGSKGIQTVLDAADPPTAAVCMNDLSAFGAMLGLRHRGREAGIDFSIVGCDDVQEAAQWYPALTTIRNFQDEMGRKSAKFLISRIAAPDAPPRRLLLTPALVIRGTTTPPRS, encoded by the coding sequence ATGACCAGCAGCGGCCCCATCGGCGCCGGGTCTCCCATCAGGCTGCAGCCTGCGGTTCCGGGCGGGCGTGGCCGCGTCACGCTGCAGATCATCGCGGATCGTCTGGCCGTCTCGACCGCGACCGTCTCGCTGGCGCTGCGCGGCTCGCCGCTGGTGGCGGAAGCGACGCGCAGCCGCGTCCAGCAGATGGCCCGGGAGATGGGCTACAGCTATAACCGCAGCGCCGCCTCGCTGCGCACCGACCGCACCAACATCCTCGGCGTCGGCTTCCACGACATCACCAATCCCTATTTCGCCGAACTTCTTGCCGCGATCGAGGAAACCACGACGGCAAACGGCCGCTCGATCCTGCTCGGCACCTATGGCGAGGATCTCGCCCGGCAGGACCGGGTCCTCAACACGCTCAAGGAATACCGCCCCGACGGCATGATCCTCTGCGCCGCGGGCGGCAGCACGCCGGAGACCTTCGCCCATCTGATCGCGGCCGGTGTGCCGATCGTACAGCTCTCCCGCTCGATCCGGGACGACCTCGACTTCGTCGGCTCCAATGATCGCCACGGCACCATTCTGGCGATGGAGCACCTGATCGGGCTCGGCCATCGCCGCATCGCCTTCATCTGCGAGAACCAGCGCATCTCGACCGGACGCAACCGCTATCTCGGCTATTGCGAGGTGCTGACGCGCTACGGCATTCCCGTCGATCCGAGCCTCGTCTATGCCGGTCACGGCACCCGCGAGAATGGCTCGAAAGGCATCCAGACCGTGCTCGATGCGGCGGACCCGCCGACGGCCGCCGTCTGCATGAACGATCTCTCCGCCTTCGGCGCGATGCTCGGGCTGCGTCATCGCGGGCGCGAGGCCGGCATCGATTTCTCGATCGTCGGCTGCGACGACGTTCAGGAAGCGGCGCAGTGGTACCCGGCCCTGACGACGATCCGGAATTTCCAGGACGAGATGGGCAGAAAATCGGCCAAATTCCTGATCAGCCGCATCGCCGCTCCGGACGCTCCGCCGCGGCGCCTGCTTCTCACGCCGGCGCTCGTCATTCGCGGCACGACCACGCCACCGCGGAGCTGA
- a CDS encoding NAD(P)-dependent oxidoreductase — MKMTATKESVGFIGVGLMGQGMARNLVDKGFPLTVMGHRNRKPVEELVAAGAKEAKTPKELAQNATIIFLCVTGSAQVEAVVNGPDGIVAGAKPGTVVIDCSTSDPTVTVRIARELEARGLHLADAPLGGTPAQAALGQLSAMVGTTPEVFARIRPAIEAWAQKVVHLGPVGDGHKMKLLNNFLSMGYAAIYAEALTLAQKIDITPQTFDSVLRGSRMDCGFYQTFMQYVLERDRDAHKFTLVNALKDVRYLESVANAAGVPNPIGNAVKNSFALAVAAGKGDDYVPMLSDWVASQNGISLGRKS, encoded by the coding sequence TTGAAGATGACTGCAACCAAAGAGTCGGTCGGCTTCATCGGCGTCGGGCTGATGGGCCAGGGGATGGCGCGAAACCTCGTCGACAAGGGGTTTCCCCTGACGGTGATGGGGCATCGCAACCGCAAGCCCGTCGAGGAGCTCGTCGCGGCCGGGGCGAAGGAAGCGAAGACGCCGAAGGAACTGGCCCAGAACGCCACGATCATCTTCCTCTGCGTGACCGGCTCGGCCCAGGTGGAGGCGGTGGTCAACGGCCCCGACGGCATCGTCGCGGGGGCCAAGCCCGGTACGGTCGTGATCGATTGCTCGACCTCCGACCCGACGGTCACCGTCAGGATCGCCCGGGAACTGGAGGCCAGGGGCCTTCATCTGGCCGATGCCCCGCTCGGCGGCACGCCGGCCCAGGCGGCGCTCGGGCAGCTTTCCGCCATGGTCGGGACGACGCCGGAGGTCTTCGCGCGGATCAGGCCGGCGATCGAAGCCTGGGCGCAGAAGGTCGTGCATCTCGGCCCGGTCGGCGACGGCCACAAGATGAAGCTCCTGAACAACTTCCTCTCGATGGGCTATGCCGCAATCTATGCCGAGGCGCTGACCCTGGCGCAGAAGATCGACATCACGCCGCAGACCTTCGACAGTGTGCTGCGGGGCTCGCGGATGGATTGCGGCTTCTACCAGACCTTCATGCAATATGTGCTCGAGCGCGACCGCGACGCCCACAAGTTCACCCTGGTCAATGCGCTGAAGGATGTCCGCTATCTCGAGAGCGTCGCCAATGCGGCGGGCGTTCCGAACCCGATCGGCAATGCGGTGAAGAACAGCTTCGCGCTCGCCGTGGCGGCCGGCAAGGGCGACGACTACGTGCCGATGTTGTCCGACTGGGTCGCATCGCAGAACGGCATCTCGCTGGGCAGGAAAAGCTGA
- a CDS encoding aspartate/glutamate racemase family protein — MRILLINPNTTTEVTALMERVLAPLLPAGVSLVPVTGRFGARYIASRAASTIAGHAAIEAYAEHGRTCDAVYLACFGDPGLLALKELARIPVIGMAEASCLAAAALTERFSIVTGGERWGPMLREFVAMLGLGDRLAAVETVAPTGAEIARDPDGAIALLAEACRRTAARDGAGAVILGGAGLAGLAARIQPHLDLPVICSAEAGLQAVLAALRDPPKKQATGDLASPAPIGSTGLAESLAELLARP; from the coding sequence TTGCGCATCCTGCTGATCAACCCCAACACGACAACCGAGGTCACGGCGCTCATGGAGCGGGTGCTGGCGCCGCTTCTGCCGGCCGGCGTCAGCCTCGTGCCGGTCACCGGGCGCTTCGGGGCGCGCTACATCGCCAGCCGTGCGGCCTCGACCATCGCCGGCCATGCCGCGATCGAGGCCTATGCCGAGCATGGGCGGACTTGCGACGCGGTCTATCTCGCCTGCTTCGGCGACCCCGGCCTGCTGGCGCTGAAGGAACTGGCCCGCATCCCCGTCATCGGCATGGCCGAGGCAAGCTGCCTGGCGGCGGCGGCGCTGACGGAGCGCTTCTCGATCGTCACCGGCGGCGAGCGCTGGGGGCCGATGCTGCGGGAGTTCGTCGCCATGCTGGGCCTGGGCGACCGTCTCGCCGCGGTCGAGACCGTTGCCCCGACAGGCGCCGAGATCGCGCGCGATCCCGACGGCGCCATCGCGCTTCTGGCCGAGGCCTGCCGGCGGACGGCAGCGCGTGACGGCGCCGGCGCCGTCATCCTCGGGGGCGCCGGCCTCGCCGGTCTCGCGGCCCGCATCCAGCCGCATCTCGACCTGCCGGTGATCTGCTCGGCAGAGGCAGGGCTTCAGGCCGTGCTGGCGGCGCTGCGCGATCCGCCGAAGAAGCAGGCGACCGGCGATCTCGCTTCGCCGGCCCCGATCGGCAGCACCGGACTCGCCGAGAGCCTCGCGGAGTTGCTCGCGCGCCCTTGA
- a CDS encoding PHB depolymerase family esterase, producing the protein MAGISETIARLAAFRKMGGSAMQTSRLAELTAFGSNPGALRAYRYAPGGLPQGAPLVVVLHGCTQTAADYDHGSGWSQLADRHGFALLFPEQQRANNPNRCFNWFVPGDIRRDSGEALSIAQMVGTMIGSHALDRRRVFVTGLSAGGAMAAAMLATYPELFAGGAIIAGLPFGCASSVPEALDRMRGHGLSGDEALQRAVSNASGHAGPWPTLSIWHGMQDRTVVPANSGALISQWRGVHGLGPTPTRTVGVDGHTRRVWCDATGVAQIEAFEIAGMGHGTPLDAKDAIGAPRAFMLHAGISSTRHIAAFWQLGEPVAALAQDRRTTNAAATGSTRRQNDRPFPDESKAAKAAASGPAKVIEDALRAAGLMR; encoded by the coding sequence ATGGCCGGTATCTCTGAAACGATCGCTCGTCTGGCCGCTTTCCGGAAGATGGGCGGCTCCGCGATGCAAACCTCCCGCCTCGCCGAACTGACCGCCTTCGGATCCAATCCCGGAGCGCTCAGGGCCTATCGATATGCGCCGGGCGGGCTGCCCCAAGGCGCGCCGCTGGTCGTCGTGCTCCATGGCTGCACCCAGACGGCGGCTGACTACGACCACGGCTCGGGCTGGTCGCAACTCGCGGACCGGCATGGCTTCGCGCTGCTGTTTCCGGAACAGCAGCGCGCGAACAATCCCAATCGCTGCTTCAACTGGTTCGTGCCGGGCGATATCCGCCGCGACTCCGGCGAGGCCTTGTCCATCGCGCAGATGGTCGGCACCATGATCGGCAGCCACGCCCTCGACCGTCGGCGCGTCTTCGTCACCGGGCTGTCGGCTGGCGGCGCGATGGCGGCTGCGATGCTCGCGACCTATCCGGAGCTCTTCGCCGGTGGTGCGATCATCGCGGGACTGCCTTTCGGCTGCGCGTCGTCGGTTCCGGAAGCGCTCGACCGGATGCGCGGCCACGGGCTGTCGGGAGACGAGGCGTTGCAGCGTGCTGTGAGCAATGCGTCCGGCCATGCCGGGCCTTGGCCGACGCTCTCAATCTGGCACGGCATGCAGGATCGCACCGTCGTCCCGGCCAACAGTGGAGCCCTCATATCGCAATGGCGCGGCGTTCACGGGCTGGGGCCGACCCCGACCCGGACGGTCGGCGTGGACGGTCATACCCGGCGCGTCTGGTGCGACGCGACAGGCGTAGCGCAGATCGAGGCCTTCGAGATCGCCGGCATGGGGCACGGCACACCGCTTGACGCCAAGGACGCGATCGGCGCGCCGAGGGCCTTCATGTTGCATGCAGGGATCTCCTCGACCCGGCACATCGCGGCGTTCTGGCAGCTTGGCGAGCCGGTTGCCGCTCTCGCGCAGGACCGCCGCACGACCAACGCCGCTGCGACCGGCTCCACTCGGCGGCAGAACGACCGGCCGTTTCCCGACGAATCGAAGGCTGCGAAAGCCGCTGCGTCAGGTCCGGCAAAGGTCATCGAGGATGCGTTGAGGGCCGCAGGCCTGATGCGCTAG
- a CDS encoding YqaA family protein, with translation MIKRLYEWTMSLAGRPRAELWLAIVAFVESSFFLIPADVLYVPMALARPSRAYRFALVATVFSTLGGIAGYAIGYYAFEALARPVLAFYGKLGAFETLRACAGPDTTLILLTTSGLAHLPPIKVVTILAGAVHIGLGFFILSCVLARGFRFFALAFLLRRYGATIRHFIERRLKVIAVVAAAALILLYFGLKLVAGSGQLFSC, from the coding sequence ATGATCAAGCGCCTCTACGAATGGACCATGTCGCTGGCCGGACGACCGAGGGCCGAACTCTGGCTCGCCATCGTCGCCTTCGTGGAAAGCTCGTTCTTTCTCATCCCTGCCGATGTGCTCTATGTCCCGATGGCGCTGGCGCGCCCGTCGCGGGCCTATCGTTTCGCGCTGGTCGCGACCGTGTTCTCGACGCTGGGCGGCATCGCCGGCTATGCGATCGGCTATTATGCCTTCGAGGCGCTGGCCCGGCCGGTGCTTGCCTTCTACGGCAAGCTCGGCGCCTTCGAGACGCTGCGGGCCTGCGCCGGCCCCGACACGACGCTGATCCTGCTGACGACCTCGGGACTGGCGCATCTGCCGCCGATCAAGGTCGTCACGATCCTCGCCGGCGCCGTCCATATCGGGCTCGGCTTCTTCATCCTGTCCTGCGTGCTGGCGCGCGGCTTCCGCTTCTTCGCGCTCGCCTTCCTGCTGCGGCGCTATGGCGCGACCATCCGGCATTTCATCGAACGTCGCCTGAAAGTGATCGCGGTGGTGGCTGCGGCTGCGCTGATCCTGCTGTATTTCGGCCTCAAGCTGGTCGCAGGATCGGGCCAGCTTTTCTCCTGCTGA
- a CDS encoding disulfide bond formation protein B: MTSVPVAATRSPDALSRLILLIGLGCLALIAGAWFFEIVVALRPCKLCLEQRVPHYAAIGLAAAALVLARSAPLQWLVLLGLAGLMAWSTGLGVYHSGVEWGWFAGPNDCGGAAAPAAAGMQDFMKQLQTTRVVACSEAAWRFLGLSLAGWNALASLGLLALALTGLVRRPRG, encoded by the coding sequence ATGACATCCGTTCCCGTTGCCGCGACGCGAAGCCCGGACGCGCTCTCGCGCCTGATCCTGCTGATCGGGCTCGGTTGCCTCGCCCTAATCGCCGGTGCCTGGTTCTTCGAGATCGTCGTGGCCCTGCGGCCGTGCAAGCTCTGCCTCGAGCAGCGCGTGCCGCATTACGCTGCGATCGGGCTTGCCGCCGCGGCGCTGGTGCTGGCGCGCTCGGCCCCGTTGCAATGGCTGGTGCTGCTGGGGCTCGCCGGGCTGATGGCCTGGAGTACCGGGCTCGGCGTCTACCATTCCGGCGTCGAATGGGGCTGGTTCGCCGGCCCCAATGATTGCGGCGGAGCGGCGGCCCCGGCTGCGGCCGGCATGCAGGACTTCATGAAACAGCTTCAGACGACGCGCGTCGTCGCCTGCTCGGAAGCCGCCTGGCGCTTTCTGGGGCTTTCGCTGGCGGGCTGGAACGCGCTGGCCTCGCTCGGCCTGCTCGCTTTGGCATTGACGGGTCTGGTCAGGCGGCCGCGCGGGTAG
- a CDS encoding HNH endonuclease, producing the protein MHPMASPDGCPALVLNADFRPLSYYPLSLWSWQDAIKAVFMDRVNIVSEYDTVVRSPSFDMRLPSVVSLKTYIKPSRTPAFTRFNVFLRDRFSCQYCGTRDDLTFDHVVPRSKGGMTTWENVVAACSPCNLRKGDKMPATVDMFPMQKAYAPTVNDLHRNGKLFPPNYLHESWLDYLYWDSELEP; encoded by the coding sequence ATGCATCCGATGGCCTCACCGGACGGTTGTCCGGCGCTGGTCCTCAATGCCGATTTTCGGCCCCTGAGCTATTATCCGCTCTCCCTCTGGAGCTGGCAGGACGCGATCAAGGCGGTCTTCATGGACCGCGTGAACATCGTTTCCGAATACGACACGGTCGTGCGCAGCCCGAGCTTCGACATGAGGCTGCCCTCGGTCGTTTCGCTCAAGACCTATATCAAGCCCTCGCGCACGCCGGCCTTCACGCGCTTCAACGTCTTTCTGCGCGACCGCTTCTCCTGCCAGTATTGCGGCACGCGCGACGACCTCACCTTCGACCACGTCGTCCCGCGCTCCAAGGGCGGCATGACGACCTGGGAGAACGTCGTCGCGGCCTGCTCGCCCTGCAATTTGCGCAAGGGCGACAAGATGCCGGCCACCGTGGACATGTTCCCGATGCAGAAGGCCTACGCCCCGACGGTCAACGACCTGCACCGCAACGGCAAGCTGTTCCCGCCGAACTACCTGCATGAGAGCTGGCTCGACTATCTCTACTGGGATTCCGAGCTGGAACCGTGA